TCCCTTGTATTCTTAACTATAAATACATGCATATGTCGAACCCACCAAAGTGTTGAGATATATTATTATCAGAGATCAATATTATATTCTATCAccgtattattaattttatcaattctattagttttatttattttatttattttcttgaTTTCAAACATGAAAAGTTGTTTTTAACTACATGTTTCCATTATGACCTGCGGCTGCAGAACATTTTCATAACTACTTGATTGAGGGattgtaagttttacttgcaaattaACACCCTGTTTTATGAAAATTCTATGAGACGACTTATGAAGTACAACCTATCTGAAATTTACATATTCATATTATTTTCTTGAATTACATACAAACAATTAAAGAATAATCAATATAAAAAATTATCAAGAAACAGCCAAGAATTATACAAATAGTGATCTCTAGTAGCCTTTAGAGGAATCTAGATCGTTTGCATTCTGTTGGAAGACCGTTGGGGAATCGTTTCTTGTCGTCACAATAGTTATAGATCATGTGTTTGGTATGCACCCATCGAAGTCGGTTTCTCCCTGCAGCATCTAGTCCTTGAGTACTCCATGCCTGGTTTTCATTTCCAGAACTTGTTGGCATTTGATTACCACCAACAACCATGTTCGCATTGGCGTTGAATTTTCTATAGGAAGCGGTGAATGGTGCTTTTGTCCAGTCGGTCTTAACGCGTCCACCTTGGGTTGCCCAATCATCCGCGTTCCAAAGGCTTGCATACACCCTCATTGGTTGGTTCTTAGGAAATGGGACACCAGAAGCTTCATTGTTGTTAAACACCCTTATAGGAATATTATCTATCAAGAAACTGCATAAACCAAGACAAATTTGGTTAGTGTTTGTCGCAGTACAACTTTATGGCCCTTATGTGACAAGTACCTACTTTAAGGAAAAAATAAGAATTAATATGAGTCATATAACCATCTTAAGATAGCCAGATAGCCTAGTGGTTGGGACCTGATTTTTTCGCAAGATGTAAACAGGTTCACTAGCAGCATATCTTGAGGTGATTAAGGAGAAGGGTCGGAAACAGTAACAGGATAACCCGGTTACATCTAACTAAAAAGCAGTGGCGATTCTAGAATTAAAACTCAATGGGGTCCCCAAAATTTATTCGATAACATTTTTGCACAAAATATTGAGTGTGTCGGGTCAAATTGGGTCGGGTGGGATCGCGCCCACAACACAAACATAAAATTGAACAATACTCGTAAAATATAAGATTGTTCATATACAGTATAAATTAATGGCATATACAGTAGCAATTTCACATTAGCAATTTTAAAGTAGCAATGACCTACATAGTAGAAATTTTACAATAGTATTTTAACACATGTCCAATAGTTAGGTAGTTATGAGTGATGAGATTAGAGATTCATATGCAAtaactattttttttcttttttctttaaaaaaatacaATAACTATTACAAATTTATTTACCATTACACATACATTTTAGATGCAACCATATAATAAATTCACTATGAGTACTCACAATAAAACACGTATAAGAAATTGTGATGTAGAAGGAATTCAAAATGAATTAGAATAGGAATTTGACAAGGGTCCGTTTAttttatatctaatatatattcAATAGCTCGTACTATAAAATTATAAATGGGTTAATTCAAACACTTTAGTAGTCCAAACCATTAAACTATAATCTTTAAAAATTTATGGGGTCTCATTATTATATTTAGTGATGTCctatacaaaaataataaaaatattgtgataaATTTCGAAAAACCAGTGGTGTCACAGGACCCGTATATCTTCACCTAAAGTCGCCACTGCTAAAAAGACTTTGCTTTTCTTGAACATGTAAAACTTCATCGTTTAATCGCTTAATATGAGACTTATAGAAACTTACATGATCCTTTGAGAGTTCCATAGAATAGTGTAGGTGTGGAAGGCGGCACTAGGGTCAAACCAAAGGTGAAATTGTTGTTCCTTGTCGCCTTTTCCTTGTGCGAATACATTGGTGTGAATCGTATAAGGGTTTCCAGATGAATTACCCAAGAACTCGAAATCAATCTCATCATGCGCGGCGCCTTGTGACGATAACTGATAATGTATTGCATTTGTtagatatctatctatctatctattgacTATTATATTAAACATACAAATTTTTTGATAAGTATGAGTAGCACTAGCAATACTTACATAAAAGGTGGTGACTGTGCCAGCAGAGTTGCCAGGGACTAGCTTAAGTTGCATGTCGAACCTTCCGAATAAGTACTCATGCTTCGATTGAAATCCCGAGCCGGAATATTGGTCAAGTGAAAGTGTGAGATCCTGACCTCCGTTGAGTATCTTAGCTCGTGCGCCGCCGAAAGTGATGTCGAAATCGTTGTAAAAGTTGCCTGCCAATGTTGTGGCTACTAGACTTGCCATAACTAGAATAGTTACACATTCTTTAAAGGTTAAATAGCTTGTTCCCTTCATTGTTGCTAGTTGTTTTTGTTATAATGttagatagtaatagtaatagtaatagtatagtATGTAATAAAAGAGTATATATGAAAAATGTGATGTTTTTAGCTATTGGAAATGGACGCTATATATAGTGATGATTTTGTTGACATTTAGCAGAAGAGGAAGCCTCTTGGTTATTGAAAAATAAGGTTAGAAGGGAAAGGTTGACTCAACTAGATATTGCACTAAAAAATGTTGGCATGCAATGAAACAGCTGTTTTAGCATAAGAGGGGTAATATTTTATTTCTTTGTATAGATAAGGCTCCACTTACACATACCTCCCTCGGATGGCAAATAACCAAACACTTTATTGAAATTTGAACAACGCGTCTGCTAATGGTTAACTTAATTAAGTGATGGAGTAGTTCATAGTATCAAGTGGAGAAAACAATTTGGCAACAACTAATGGAAACAATCCTATAAAATCTAAAAATACGCTTCtctaaattaattaaattaaccATTTACCATTACCAGTTAGCGAAATCTAGATAACCTCTCCAGTAAAGAAGTTGTGAATCGAATCCATGTTCCATATTTAATTATTAAATCTCCTAGATTAATCTCTTAATATATACTTACTACTAGTAGGTTTAAACTTCACTAACACTGATAAGAAAAATGATCGAAAATAATCACGTAATAACTTGGTGTCACGTATATATGAGAAGAAATTATCCACCCTCCCGGTGTGATCTAAATAGGGAAAATGTTCGAAAACAGTTACGGATAACTCGGTGGACACGTATGTTTGAATAAAAAGTATTATATATTCATCCAGATaaccagaagaaaaaaaaaaattgttaatccaaaataaaataataaaatctaAAAACACATTTTTAAAAAGGGATGGCATATAATCTTTTAATTGAGTGATCGTAGTCCCAAATCGCCTAAACTAGCAAAATTGTTGCCTAGTATCCCCTTTAGGTAGATATGAAAAATACCTCTAGACAGCTGTTCACCCTTTACGTTCAAACTTCTATTAATCAACACGCACACGGCTTCCCCTTCCACATTGCATGTTAGTGAAACTACAAGTTTTCATGTAATTTATTAGTGAAATTGAAATATTAATTTTAATCTTAGTCATAATTTAACATTCAATTTCAAACTAAAATTCAATCaactgattttttatttttttcaaaacgTCGAAATTTTATTAAGCTACCACATCTCTAGCGAGACGCTAAGAATGACGCAAACAAAACAATTACAGTGGCTTAGAAAGCAAGTCGGACTATCTAATGTTAATTTTGCCTCTATCCATatttcaataaaaaaaaaatacaaacgaaTTGAGCCAAGTAACTCTCTTTTCTTCATCCTTGTTGAATAAAAAAGTGAGGCATGGCGAAACCTCTATAATAACCAAAGTGTAGCCAAGACTATCGTGAGAATCTTGTCCTTCAAAACCGTGACTTTCCAATCGCGATACCAAACATGCCACTCGACCCATTCGGCCAAAATCGGCAAATTACAATCCCAAATCCGGATTTTTCTCCATACTTCCAAATCAACATCACACGAGAATAAAATGTGTGACAAAGACTCCACACAATATGAGCATAAAGGACATCCAATATCATTAATATCCAAACTTCGTGACGATAAGTTAAACCTAGTAGGCAACATATCCAACTCAACTCTCCAAATCAAAAAATTTACCTTACGGGGCAACACTTTAGACCATGAAGTACGAAAGGAACCATCAACAAGAGCTCGAGAATTAATGTAAGAGCGCGTATCCCCAACTCAAGATTCCCATCCCTTGAAATGGACCAACTCCAAGAGTCCATATCGTTCGAAAGCACTCGTGATCCATTATCTTCTAACAAATTATTAAACTTAGAAGCGCTCCGTGTACCTTGTAAATCGAGAGACCAATGCCATACCCAAGCACCATTACTCAACCGGTCGACTAGCTTACAATATTTGTCCACTTCAAGGTGAAAAGTCTAAAATATTTCTCTTGTAAAACCACTTCTTCTTTCCATCTATCCTTCCAAAAGTTAACAAGTTTTCCATCCCCAATCTTTAAACGAAACACGTCGCCTGGTAACCAGCCTTTTGCGATAGCTTGATAAAAAGAACGAATTATGTTAGGCGAAATAACTGGGCCACCAACAACGCTGAACAGTCCAGCAGAAGACCCATATATCGCTAAAATTACATTCGACCACAAAGAAGGTGGAAAAGTACGTAATCGCCAAAGCCATTTACAAAGTAGGGTCTGATTAAACGCGCGTAAACTTCCTATATTTATACCGCCTTTTTCAAAAGACGCCATGATTTGATCCCAACGGACCTGAAAAGGAATAAAATTCATTGAAAATGTTAATGGTATTAAGTAAAGTCTCCTTATTCCATTCGGTAATAATCACGGTATCATCCGCATAAAAGAGGATGATAAATTGAGGTAGCCGGGTTCCCAACCTGCGTGCCCCAAATTGAACCCTCGGTATCTTTTTCACGTATCATAATATGTAACCGTTCCATAATATTAAGAAAAAGGAAAGGGCAAGATTTTGGTGATAATTTTATATTGCACCCCAACTAACGATATCAGGCGATAATCTTTGATGGCAACTGGATTAGACACTTTCGGGATGAGAGTGAAAAAAGACGAGTTAGAACCCCGAGGCAAGCAAAAATCATTAAACGCAGACTTGATGGACATGAGAATAGCTGAGCAAAAATCATCCCAATATAGTTTAATAAAGGCAAAAGAATATCCGTCCGGGCCCGAAGCTTTATCATTTCCACAATCCCGTAGTCAATCAACTAATTAAAATTTATTCTCTAcgtcatttaatatatattatatatgtatatataatatataatatagggtgaggatccataAAGAACCAAGGATATGAAAGAACTCAGGGAACTCAAAGACTGAACTCAATTTATGTACAGATTGAGCTCAATCTGTGGATTCTATGGATTCTCTCCCACCCTTAGTTCTCTCTTGATCCTTTCACGTAGCTTatagttttttctttatttttttggcTAAAATAACGAATACTATAAAACAAAGGTTAATTCATTAAAAGATGAACGAACCGAACAAAAAAACAACAGAATAACGGAAGGCTCGAAACTAGAAAACGAAAACGTAACTGGTATCTATGAACGAGCCTACTGTAAAAATAACCAAAACAACACAACCAACCAATCAAATACCAAATTAAACTAACAACTAACAAAATAAACGCCACAAAAGAagggacaaaaaaaaaaaaaaagacacatCACTACAGATTTAATGAACCAACTTGCATTCATACCCTCAAAGTTTGTTATTCTGACACGGATCATAATACTTTACCAAGACCTCAATTCCGGCATTCATTCCCGATCGTTGCGACCCTATTAGCTTACCCTTAACTTTTTTAGGCGTCGAAAAATTGTGAGACTCCGTCGGAGCATCCGCCACACACTTTGATGAAGACGTTTCATGTATGGATGCCTCACCCAAACCCTCACACCCATGATTAGCCAAATCTTCAGAAAAACCCACCTTTTTGTTTTTCACGACACCTACTTCTCCATATCGTAACTCTGGATCCTCGACAACAAAAGAATCCCTTGACGAGCTTCCAACCTTTTCCTGTAACCTTTCATCACTAACACGAACAGCTACATCTATCAAACCCTCCTTAACATTGCGGTCCGACGTTATGGTGGAGGAACATCCACCCTATCAAAGGCAACAGGGATATCGGCATAAAGATCTTCATCCACCAGAGAACCAAAAACCATACCGTGATTATTAGTTTTCAAACCTGTATCATTAAACCAATCATCACAAGCGTTAGACCGAACAACAAGAGGAGAAGCAACAGCTTCGCCGCTGATGAACGAGGCTTTCACAACCTCACTTGCGATTGAAAAACCAAATCAGTAGTCACCatatgacgatccttccaaatccctttggacgaacacgtcattcatcgatttcattgcgaggtatttgacctctatatgatacgttttgtaaacattgcattcttttgaaaaggcacaccataaatgaatatttaaatcaaaggttttcgacatctgatgatttttacatatagacaatcacagtaaataagtttacaatagtacttccattgacaatgcagtcaaaataagatacatggtgataatttggtgaatgcaacgtttccttgataaatatgccatgtaagactccatgcacatagcttatctaacatataagcaaacagcggaagacttctaggaaacctgagaataaacatgctaacaagtgtcaacacaaaggttggtgagttcatagttttaatgtttcgtataatctgtatataaaggtggatcatgtagtgacccgaacttttccatgtttatatatatatattaattgagattgatatttacatgattgaatgtttccaacatgttaagcaatcaaagttgttaagacttgattaattgaaatatgtttcatatagacaattgaccacccaagttgaccggtgattcacgaacgttaaaacttgtaaaaactatatgatgacatatatatggatatatatatagttaacatgatactatgataagtaaacatatcattaagtatattaataatgaactacatatgtaaaaacaagactactaacttaatgatttttaaacgagacatatatgtaacgattatcgttgtaaagacatttaatgtatatatatcatattaagagatattcatacatgataatatcatgataatataataatttaaaatctcatttgatattataaacattgggttaacaacatttaacaagatcgttaacctaaaggtttcaaaacaacacttacatgtaacgactaacgatgacttaacgactcagttaaaatgtatatacatgtagtgttttaatatgtatttatacacttttgaaagacttcaatacacttatcaaaatacttctacttaacaaaaatgcttacaattacatcctcgttcagtttcatcaacaattctactcgtatgcacccgtattcgtactcgtacaatacacagcttttagatgtatgtactattggtatatacactcaaatgatcagctcttagcagcccatgtgagtcacctaacacatgtgggaaccatcatttggcaactagcatgaaatatctcataaaattacaaaaatatgagtaatcattcatgacttatttacatgaaaacaaaattacatatcctttatatctaatccatacaccaacgaccaaaaacacctacaaacactttcattcttcaattttcttcatctaattgatctctctcaagttctatcttcaagttctaagtgttcttcatatattctacaagttctagttacataaaatcaagaatactttcaagtttgctagctcacttccaatcttgtaaggtgatcatccaacctcaagaaatctttgtttcttacagtaggttatcattctaatacaaggtaataatcatattcaaactttggttcaatttctataactataacaatcttatttcaagtgatgatcttacttgaacttgttttcgtgtcatgattctgcttcaagaacttcaagccatccaaggatccgttgaagctagatccatttttctcttttccagtaggtttatccaaggaacttaaggtagtaatgatgttcataacaacattcgattcatatatataaagctatcttattcgaaggtttaaacttgtaatcactagaacatagtttagttaattctaaacttgttcgcaaacaaaagttaatccttctaacttgacttttaaaatcaactaaacacatgttctatatctatatgatatgctaacttaatgatttaaaacctggaaacacgaaaaacaccgtaaaaccggatttacgccgtcgtagtaacaccgcgggctgttttgggttagttaattaaaaactatgataaactttgatttaaaagttgttattctgagaaaatgatttttattatgaacattaaactatatccaaaaattatggttaaactcaaagtgaaagtatgttttctaaaatggtcatctagacgtcgttctttcgactgaaatgactacctttacaaaaacaacttgtaacttatttttccgactataaacctatactttttctgtttagattcataaaatagagttcaatatgaaaccatagtaatttgattcactcaaaacggatttaaaatgaagaagttatgggtaaaacaagattggataatttttctcattttagctacgtgaaaattggtaataaatctattccaaccataacttaatcaacttgtattgtatattatgtaatcttgagataccatagacacgtatacaatgtttcgacctatcatgtcgacacatctatatatatttcggaacaaccatagacactctatatgtgaatgttggagttagctatacagggttgaggttgattccaaaatatatatagtttgagttgtgatcaatactgagatacgtatacactgggtcgtggattgattcaagataatatttatcgatttatttctgtacatctaactgtggacaactagttgtaggttactaacgaggacagctgacttaataaacttaaaacatcaaaatatattaaaagtgttgtaaatatattttgaacatactttgatatatatgcatatattgttataggttcgtgaatcaaccagtggccaagtcttacttcccgacgaagtaaaaatccgtgaaagtgagttatagtcccacttttaaaatctaatatttttgggatgagaatacatgcaggttttataaatgatttacaaaatagacacaagtacgtgaaactacattctatggttgaattatcaaaatcgaatatgcccctttttattaagtctggtaatctaagaattagggaacagacaccctaattgacacgaatcctaaagatagatctattaggcctaacaaaccccatccaaagtaccggatgctttagtacttcgaaatttatatcatatccgaagggtgtcccgaaatgatggggatattcttatatatgcatcttgttaatgtcggttaccaggtgttcaccatatgaatgatttttatctctatgtatgggatgtgtattgaaatatgaaatcttgtggtctattattatgatttgatatatataggttaaacctataactcaccaacatttttgttgacgttttaagcatgtttattctcaggtgattattaagagcttccgctgtcgcatacttaaataaggacgagatttggagtccatgcttgtatgatattgtgtaaaaactgcattcaagaaacttattttgttgtaacatatttgtattgtaaaccattatgtaatggtcatgtgtaaacaggatattttagattatcattatttgataatttacataaagctttttaaacctttattgatgaaataaaggttatggtttgttttaaaatgaatgcagtctttgaaaaacgtctcatatagaggtcaaaacctcgcaacgaaatcaattaatatggaacgtttttaatcaataagaacgggacatttcagttggcatccgagcgttggtcttagagaaccagaattttgcattagtgtgtcttatcgagtttgttaggatgcattagtgagtctggacttcgaccgtgtttacttgaaaaatgattgcttaacaaattttgttggaaactatatatttttaacatgtgaatattatgtgatatattaatctcttaacgcgtttgatattatgtgatagatgtctacctctagaacaagtctcattgactcacctaataataatgaagagtcaaatgtaaattggaatgattcgtggactgattcacaagttcccgaagaggaaccggaagaagagtcagaaccggaagaagaatcggaaccggatgaagaaatagaaccggtgggggaaataataaaacggttaagtaaaagaaaatcctcaaccaaccgaccaaggttaattatggtcaatggtgtttccgccaaggaagcaaaatattgggaggattaccaattctccgatgaatcggattccgacgagaattccgatgatgttatagaaattaccccaactgaatttaaataggtaaaagaaaataataagggaaagggcataaaaatagagaaatctaattccaaccccgatgaactttatatgtatcgtcaacccccgaagtccttaagttgtaacaatgacccgggaacctctaaaccaccaggtttttctaaaccaacgtggaaaacgatggctcgtattaggggaacatcatatatccctagaaacttggcaaaacgaatcaaaaccaaagaagaagaaacaagcgagtcggaataagatagttgtattcgtgtggtgtaatatatgtaatatagtgtgcttatgctttaagatatatgtaaaaattgcttgtattaataagtatttttttttttatgaatctaactcttgtctattttacagtataaaaacacaaaatggatagacaacccaatattttaagagacctacccggagacatgattgatgaaatcttgtctagagtcggtcagaattcttcggcacaactatttaaggcgagatcagtttgtaagacattcgaagaatgttccaagaatgccttggtttataaaaggctttcgttcgaaagatgggggatatcacattgggaaatccataagttacgatgtgtttactttgacgcatatattgcggggaacccaaatgctattttacgcaatgggttaagaaattattttgactcaatatatccgaatattggacttcgtgatttagaaaaagcggctaacatgcaacataaagaagcatgttatgcttacggattagtaatgttcgcttctcaccaaagtgagaacaagaacatcgggctacaactattaaacaaaacgttcccacaagtgacggagtcggtaattggggtaagaaatgaggtttttagattgttacgggactgttggacattacgtaaccctcgtccctttgacaacgttacaacacgttgtcttatcaacggccataacggttatgttccacaagaccaaggatgggaagtaatcctagtaaaaccagaatgcatgacttgtttctggacgtatgaattacgtgtctttattgcctttgctgaacgacttgtgtactagctagaattatcttcacaaccatcttgtatcaaatttattgtgtgctatatttcatgctatatgtaaaataagcggtattgtaagtttgtaaaatattgtgtaaaagtttgaacgcgaaatattattataatcagtttttcatatagaattgtagtagttgaattgtatattagctactaagtatgaacttaacggataggtactacccgaatttaaacttataaaatgctaatatgaagaaaaagcttttataaatgagttcatattatgctacgaaatactattaactactcttaatattctgtatgattaacttgttccatttgattattttgaaggaaatggcaccgactactcgacacaccgtgaatatgaatgaagaggaattccgtacttttctagcttcaaacatagccgcagtacaggctgcgctacataccaacaataaccttggatctagcatgtaacgacccggaaatttccgaccaaatttaaaccttaaacactatatgtttccgacacgataagtaaaaatctttaaatgttgagtctagaaagtttgaaaatctatattcggataattagttaccctttgaccatgcctgacgattcacgaatgtttatttataaatatgatatatgggtataattattatatgaatattatgtaagtatacataatattaaatattctatagatatatattagaatataaatataaatgagaggtataaatattatatgattaataatatgtagTGTTAACCTATTAATTATAACTGCAAATTaaaatactattaatgttattacttttatcAAATTAGATATTGTTAGtaaaatcaataattataatattatcatatatataacatatagatatagaattgatATATGAAAATTATCATcaatactaataacattaatattagcttaattagcattattattagtatcattaatattattattattattattattcttgtaatttttattaagattattaaacttatcttttaatATAAAATTGCTATTagctttattattaatactatcatatcAATATTTGTTATTACACTGcattatttgttattgttattaaaatgataaaattaattctattattattggtattagtattttttttcataattacaattatgatctactaaaaaaaataataaataaataaaacattatatgatcattaacattagtaaaattgttattattattatcacttgatttattagtatcattattaataattaatattattattataattattagttgtATTAgtgaaaatttttattattattattattaatattattataaagataattattaatctataatacatttatataaatatgctgataaaaaaaaaataaataaaatcagaTCAGTTTCCATCACGTTTGAGCTATTTAGGTTTTTGTTTTTATCTTCAATTCGTTATCCATCTAAATCAGTAATGCCAATCAGAGAAAAAGGGTGTACGAATTATTTGGATTATATACCATTTTCTACGGGATTCCTGTTTCTAATTTATGCTCTGTCGACTGGATTTCCAAATAAAGCTCAACAGATTCGTGTGTTAATAATTCATTCAACCTTCTATTACCATTGCGTCTT
This genomic window from Rutidosis leptorrhynchoides isolate AG116_Rl617_1_P2 chromosome 2, CSIRO_AGI_Rlap_v1, whole genome shotgun sequence contains:
- the LOC139892228 gene encoding xyloglucan endotransglucosylase protein 1-like; this encodes MKGTSYLTFKECVTILVMASLVATTLAGNFYNDFDITFGGARAKILNGGQDLTLSLDQYSGSGFQSKHEYLFGRFDMQLKLVPGNSAGTVTTFYLSSQGAAHDEIDFEFLGNSSGNPYTIHTNVFAQGKGDKEQQFHLWFDPSAAFHTYTILWNSQRIIFLIDNIPIRVFNNNEASGVPFPKNQPMRVYASLWNADDWATQGGRVKTDWTKAPFTASYRKFNANANMVVGGNQMPTSSGNENQAWSTQGLDAAGRNRLRWVHTKHMIYNYCDDKKRFPNGLPTECKRSRFL